One window of Vibrio sinaloensis genomic DNA carries:
- a CDS encoding 1-aminocyclopropane-1-carboxylate deaminase/D-cysteine desulfhydrase: protein MKLSNTPITQHQFDGIPFYLKRDDQIHCHFSGNKARKFMAILEQDYPDIETLISYGSTQANSLFSLSSLAKIKGWKFEFYVDHLPQWLVKKPIGNYRGALELGAKIIATNNHQLHPQTYIEQVRQPDSNCLVIPEGGRSTTSRMGIEQLGREILSWTRYEPHKQFVVALPAGTGTTALYLHKFLKPHSIEVLTCPCVGGKEYLVKQFQQLGEQDFPEILELDYKHHFGKLYQQDYQIWQQLLAETDVEFDLLYDPMMWQCLQSWYKHNQDKTIIYVHQGGILGNESMLPRYERKYGPWS, encoded by the coding sequence ATGAAGCTTTCCAACACGCCTATTACTCAACATCAGTTTGATGGTATTCCGTTCTACCTGAAACGTGACGATCAAATCCACTGTCACTTTAGTGGCAACAAAGCGCGTAAATTTATGGCGATTTTGGAGCAAGACTATCCGGATATCGAGACACTGATTAGCTACGGCAGTACACAGGCTAACTCGCTGTTTTCTCTCTCTTCGCTAGCAAAGATTAAAGGGTGGAAGTTTGAGTTTTATGTTGATCATCTGCCACAGTGGCTAGTGAAAAAACCGATCGGCAACTATCGTGGTGCACTTGAGCTCGGTGCAAAAATCATTGCCACTAATAATCACCAGCTTCATCCGCAAACCTACATCGAGCAAGTTCGTCAACCCGACAGCAATTGTCTTGTGATTCCTGAAGGGGGACGCTCGACAACCTCACGAATGGGCATAGAGCAGTTGGGCAGAGAAATCCTCTCTTGGACTCGCTACGAACCACATAAACAGTTTGTGGTGGCCCTACCCGCAGGCACTGGCACAACCGCACTCTATTTGCACAAGTTTCTAAAACCTCATTCTATCGAGGTTCTAACCTGCCCATGTGTGGGTGGCAAAGAGTACTTAGTTAAGCAGTTTCAACAACTTGGTGAACAAGACTTTCCTGAGATCCTCGAGCTTGATTACAAACACCACTTTGGCAAGTTGTACCAGCAGGACTACCAGATTTGGCAACAGCTATTGGCCGAAACCGATGTGGAATTTGATTTGCTGTATGACCCTATGATGTGGCAGTGTCTACAATCATGGTATAAACACAATCAAGACAAAACGATCATCTACGTCCATCAAGGTGGCATATTGGGAAATGAGAGTATGCTACCTCGTTATGAGCGAAAATATGGTCCTTGGTCTTGA
- a CDS encoding DUF1496 domain-containing protein: MRLCHLGLVSLVCFPALANTIAKSPKAVIGINASEVAKRVCYFQDQAYSEGAIITVGEHALQCSAANSFETNGALKWQSLEHTPAPEQSQPKSGKRYSTQ; the protein is encoded by the coding sequence ATGAGATTATGCCATTTGGGGCTAGTTAGCCTGGTGTGTTTTCCAGCACTAGCCAATACCATTGCAAAGTCGCCGAAAGCCGTCATTGGTATCAACGCCAGTGAAGTGGCAAAGCGTGTCTGTTACTTCCAAGACCAAGCCTATTCTGAGGGGGCGATCATTACCGTTGGCGAGCATGCCTTACAATGTAGCGCCGCGAATAGCTTTGAAACCAATGGCGCACTTAAGTGGCAAAGTCTTGAACACACTCCAGCGCCCGAGCAAAGCCAACCTAAATCAGGCAAGCGCTACAGCACACAATAA
- a CDS encoding PPC domain-containing DNA-binding protein — protein MITPIAVRFTQGDDLKLALQQLVTQHQIKAGCITSCVGSLSCLHIRLAGASETLQLDEPLEIVSVMGTLTPNHQHVHLSASRADGSVIGGHLMPGSLIDTTAELIIHAYSNLNFSREPDAATGYTELVVTTDNNAQR, from the coding sequence TTGATAACTCCTATTGCCGTTCGCTTCACTCAAGGCGACGACCTAAAACTGGCACTTCAACAGCTAGTGACCCAGCACCAAATAAAAGCGGGCTGCATCACATCTTGTGTTGGCAGCTTGTCATGCCTTCACATCCGACTAGCCGGAGCCAGTGAGACACTGCAACTCGATGAGCCGCTAGAGATTGTTTCGGTGATGGGTACCCTGACACCAAACCACCAGCACGTGCATCTGTCTGCCTCACGTGCCGATGGCTCTGTGATTGGTGGACACTTGATGCCCGGCTCATTGATTGACACCACCGCCGAGCTAATTATCCACGCCTATTCAAACCTAAACTTTTCGCGCGAGCCCGATGCGGCCACCGGCTATACGGAGCTGGTTGTAACGACAGACAATAACGCTCAGCGTTAG
- a CDS encoding YbcC family protein, which yields MNLKLSNTIDLSDVVKQVCQRITPNWPLDQMIAVSPYWHRISQPFSEVAAWLEKQAGSPMSMDSAVYLEQWQRGEITEQHLEQANQELGAAYTVSALVDYLSTPSTKLTPAPLHCDALDSLRDLSHQPAWCDTITTQISQFCAAYFDQGLSDWKADNDKGLYASWRDAMESDYSVALLMKSKQVNRRAKLLPNDSLAAIDWVLEKLAIDDREYARYLEACLLRINGWASWCAYLNWQAGFKQQSTEYLQDLLAIRLCWEWLILESESPVTAIWQRQWQKHFAKPSQILPLMVWQRADEIRYQTELFDRLQQNLAKPVQAAAVEAQVAFCIDVRSEVIRRHLEATSDNVQTIGFAGFFGMPISYNPIGTDVHRPQLPGLLAPQMQVSECCVSDDQQKALVKHRTAQLKRKQAWQPFHRQPSAAFTLVESTGLSYISKLVKRALPLSMAGRINKSQSTSGVSCAIPQLTDAVSTEQRAQLAADILTGMGLAHRQARLVALVAHGAQTENNPQQAGLDCGACCGQSGEVNARAAAALLNEPQVRAHLAKIGIELSGDTWFVAGLHNTTTEEVELLDVASVPVSHQADITKLQIRLREASGHARRERAPQIGIKLDERDDRQLAKAFRQRALDWSQTRPEWGLANNAAFVIAPRSRSRGINLEGRVFMHEYDPSQDSHGELLAKIMTAPMLVTHWINMQYFASTVDNFRYGSGNKTLHNVVGGSIGLFEGNGGDLRSGLAIQSVHDGERWRHQPLRLTVVIDAPKASIQRVIDSHQVVKQLVDNQWLYIARFGDDGFEHYRGGEWIG from the coding sequence ATGAACCTTAAACTATCGAATACCATTGATTTAAGTGATGTCGTCAAGCAAGTTTGTCAGCGTATTACACCCAACTGGCCGCTGGACCAAATGATAGCCGTGAGCCCTTATTGGCATCGGATCAGCCAACCTTTTTCTGAGGTTGCCGCTTGGTTAGAAAAACAAGCAGGATCGCCGATGAGCATGGACAGTGCGGTGTACCTAGAGCAATGGCAACGTGGCGAGATCACCGAGCAGCACTTAGAGCAAGCAAATCAAGAGCTGGGCGCCGCTTACACTGTCTCGGCGTTGGTTGACTATCTTTCTACCCCTTCAACTAAGTTGACGCCTGCGCCACTGCATTGCGATGCGCTAGATAGCCTGCGAGATCTGTCTCATCAGCCTGCGTGGTGCGACACGATAACGACGCAGATTTCTCAGTTCTGCGCTGCCTATTTTGATCAAGGCTTATCAGATTGGAAAGCGGATAACGACAAAGGCCTCTATGCCAGTTGGCGCGATGCGATGGAGTCCGATTACAGCGTCGCATTGCTGATGAAGTCTAAACAAGTTAACCGCCGGGCTAAACTGCTTCCCAATGACAGCTTGGCTGCGATTGATTGGGTGCTTGAAAAACTGGCCATTGATGACAGGGAGTACGCTCGCTATCTAGAAGCTTGTTTATTGAGGATTAACGGCTGGGCCTCTTGGTGTGCGTATCTCAATTGGCAAGCGGGTTTTAAGCAGCAATCGACCGAGTATTTGCAAGATCTGCTGGCAATTCGTCTCTGCTGGGAGTGGTTGATCTTGGAATCGGAGAGCCCCGTTACCGCGATTTGGCAGCGCCAATGGCAAAAACATTTTGCCAAGCCAAGTCAAATACTGCCACTGATGGTTTGGCAACGTGCTGATGAAATCCGTTATCAAACAGAGTTGTTTGACAGGTTGCAGCAAAACCTCGCCAAACCTGTGCAAGCAGCCGCTGTAGAAGCACAAGTAGCGTTTTGTATTGATGTACGCTCAGAGGTGATTCGTCGTCACCTAGAAGCGACCAGTGACAATGTTCAAACCATTGGATTCGCTGGCTTCTTTGGTATGCCAATCAGCTATAACCCGATTGGCACTGACGTACATCGACCTCAGTTGCCCGGACTGCTTGCTCCGCAAATGCAGGTTTCTGAGTGCTGCGTCAGCGATGATCAGCAAAAGGCGCTGGTTAAGCACCGCACTGCACAGCTCAAGCGCAAGCAAGCCTGGCAGCCATTCCATCGCCAACCTAGCGCGGCGTTTACTTTGGTCGAATCGACGGGTCTTAGCTATATAAGCAAACTCGTTAAGCGCGCCTTGCCGTTAAGTATGGCTGGGCGTATCAACAAGAGCCAATCGACGAGCGGTGTCTCTTGCGCCATTCCTCAGTTGACTGATGCGGTTTCCACTGAGCAGCGTGCCCAGCTAGCCGCAGATATACTCACAGGAATGGGACTGGCTCATCGCCAAGCGCGTTTAGTCGCCTTGGTTGCCCACGGCGCACAAACTGAGAATAATCCGCAACAAGCCGGATTGGATTGCGGGGCGTGTTGCGGCCAGAGCGGTGAAGTGAACGCGAGAGCCGCCGCGGCGCTACTGAATGAACCCCAAGTTCGAGCGCATTTAGCCAAGATTGGGATTGAACTGTCTGGTGACACTTGGTTTGTCGCTGGGCTACACAACACCACCACCGAGGAAGTGGAACTGCTCGATGTGGCATCGGTGCCGGTCTCGCACCAAGCGGATATCACCAAGTTGCAAATAAGACTCAGGGAGGCAAGTGGTCATGCTCGCCGTGAGCGAGCGCCACAGATTGGCATCAAGCTTGATGAGCGCGACGATCGTCAACTGGCCAAAGCGTTTCGCCAGCGAGCCCTAGATTGGTCGCAGACACGTCCAGAATGGGGGCTGGCCAACAATGCTGCATTTGTAATCGCACCGCGCAGTCGCAGCCGCGGCATTAATCTCGAAGGGCGAGTGTTTATGCATGAGTATGACCCGAGTCAAGACTCGCATGGTGAGCTGTTAGCGAAGATCATGACCGCGCCTATGTTGGTCACCCATTGGATCAACATGCAGTACTTTGCCTCAACGGTAGATAACTTTAGATATGGCAGCGGCAATAAAACGCTGCACAATGTGGTGGGTGGAAGCATTGGTTTGTTTGAAGGCAATGGCGGTGACTTGCGCAGTGGCTTGGCGATTCAATCGGTGCATGATGGTGAGCGATGGCGACATCAGCCACTGAGGCTAACCGTGGTGATTGATGCGCCAAAAGCGTCGATTCAACGCGTGATCGATAGCCATCAAGTGGTCAAGCAACTGGTCGACAACCAGTGGTTATATATAGCCCGCTTTGGCGACGACGGCTTTGAGCACTATCGCGGCGGCGAGTGGATTGGCTAA
- a CDS encoding NADH-quinone oxidoreductase subunit L: MSDLLTFWFLPAIFSAAAVTAWLPGINTWRIAKLATTLALLVASVSAIIELSRFFVEGQSQDSLGLLMVLLVSLLSWVIVRFSANYLAGESGQRRFVRAMLFTLACVAWLVTSHNLLIIAIAWSATSIGMHTLLTFYPQRKSAQLVAHKKFIVSRLADLCLIGALVLVYQSVGSWQLDAIGQHLVADGANAPLLWVAVLIALAAILKTAQLPLHGWLIQVMEAPTPVSALLHAGVVNMGGFVLIRMADVIGAASIAQWILIFVGSLTALLAGLVMMTRISIKVRLAWSTCAQMGFMLLEIGLGLYELALLHLVAHSLYKAHAFLSSGQAVQQTFEEQLQGRYRIGSAASLMLAPIATAAIVIASTAVWHFVIDGFELAPVVVVILAFGFAPLMWPVRSGAMALLSMMRVALLTQVYLLFHLLFAQAISAEPLDSSMATAWVVGVFLLLYLTQGLVCLLSHHPLVARLYNWAYHGFFLDETFTRLTFKYWPARFSPSQAQTWVLKQPRQWEI; this comes from the coding sequence GTGTCAGACCTACTTACTTTTTGGTTCCTGCCGGCGATTTTTTCTGCGGCCGCGGTGACTGCCTGGCTACCGGGCATCAATACCTGGCGCATTGCAAAGTTGGCGACAACACTTGCCTTGCTTGTGGCTAGCGTGAGTGCAATTATCGAGCTGTCTCGCTTCTTCGTTGAGGGGCAAAGCCAAGACTCGCTCGGGTTATTGATGGTCTTGCTGGTGTCACTCTTGAGTTGGGTTATCGTCCGTTTTTCTGCAAATTATCTTGCCGGCGAGTCGGGTCAACGCCGTTTTGTTCGAGCAATGCTGTTCACACTGGCGTGTGTTGCTTGGTTAGTGACCAGTCACAATCTTCTTATCATCGCGATTGCTTGGTCGGCGACCAGTATTGGCATGCATACACTGTTAACTTTTTATCCTCAGCGCAAGTCTGCTCAGCTAGTCGCGCACAAAAAATTTATTGTCAGCCGCCTGGCAGACTTGTGCCTGATAGGTGCACTGGTATTGGTTTACCAGAGTGTAGGAAGCTGGCAGCTTGATGCGATTGGCCAGCACTTGGTCGCCGATGGTGCCAATGCTCCCTTACTCTGGGTCGCGGTACTCATTGCGCTGGCGGCTATCTTAAAAACCGCGCAATTGCCGCTGCATGGCTGGCTAATCCAAGTGATGGAAGCACCGACGCCGGTCTCTGCGTTATTGCATGCAGGTGTGGTCAATATGGGGGGCTTCGTATTAATCCGAATGGCTGATGTGATTGGCGCGGCGAGTATCGCTCAATGGATATTGATTTTCGTCGGAAGTTTAACCGCGCTACTCGCTGGGCTGGTTATGATGACGCGAATTAGCATCAAAGTCCGTTTAGCTTGGTCCACCTGTGCGCAAATGGGCTTCATGTTACTCGAGATCGGACTCGGTCTTTATGAACTGGCGCTGCTCCACTTGGTGGCTCACTCGCTATACAAAGCACATGCGTTCCTAAGCTCAGGACAAGCGGTGCAGCAGACGTTTGAAGAGCAACTTCAGGGGCGTTATCGAATCGGCTCTGCGGCCTCCTTAATGCTTGCACCTATTGCAACAGCAGCCATTGTGATCGCCTCTACAGCCGTTTGGCACTTTGTGATAGATGGGTTCGAACTTGCTCCTGTAGTGGTGGTCATCCTAGCGTTTGGTTTTGCGCCGTTAATGTGGCCAGTGCGAAGCGGTGCCATGGCGTTGCTATCAATGATGCGTGTGGCGCTTTTGACTCAAGTGTATTTGCTGTTTCATTTATTGTTTGCTCAAGCGATCAGTGCCGAGCCGCTAGACTCTTCAATGGCAACGGCGTGGGTAGTGGGTGTGTTCCTATTGCTTTACTTGACTCAAGGCCTGGTTTGTTTGTTGTCGCATCATCCGCTGGTCGCTCGTCTGTATAACTGGGCGTATCACGGCTTTTTCCTCGATGAAACCTTTACCCGTTTAACCTTCAAGTATTGGCCAGCCCGATTTAGTCCCAGCCAAGCGCAAACCTGGGTACTTAAGCAACCTCGTCAGTGGGAGATCTAA
- a CDS encoding LysR family transcriptional regulator — protein sequence MRSLNFHHLRYFWTVAKEGHLTRSAQRLNVSQSALSAQIRQLEEHLGQALFVRQGRSLKLTETGYLVLEYADSIFNLSGELLSILDSGEMARVQQLRIGAVATLSRNFQENFLRPVLGQKNIRLILHSSSQEALLEQLQMHKLDLVLSNQPVASDSSKPWRCRLIAQQQVCLVGPNNPSLQALSLPQQLDQVNLLVPGPSSDIRLQFDLFCEQHGIEITPYAEVDDMAMLRLLARDVEGLAVVPEVVVQDEIESGLLKNYLSLESVSECFYAITTKRHFNMSIINDLLNGVAPE from the coding sequence ATACGATCACTCAACTTCCACCACCTACGTTACTTTTGGACCGTCGCTAAAGAGGGGCATTTAACTCGCTCTGCGCAACGGCTTAACGTGTCTCAATCGGCACTTTCAGCGCAAATTCGTCAATTGGAAGAGCATCTTGGCCAAGCACTGTTTGTCCGCCAGGGGCGCAGTTTAAAGCTAACGGAAACCGGTTATTTGGTACTGGAATACGCAGACAGTATTTTTAATCTCAGCGGTGAACTGCTTTCTATCCTTGATAGCGGTGAGATGGCGCGTGTTCAGCAACTGCGAATTGGCGCGGTGGCGACCTTGTCACGTAATTTCCAAGAAAACTTTCTTCGTCCGGTGTTAGGTCAGAAAAACATCCGCCTAATCCTTCACTCCTCTAGTCAGGAGGCGTTACTTGAGCAACTGCAAATGCACAAACTGGATCTGGTCCTGTCCAATCAACCCGTCGCCAGCGACTCCTCGAAACCGTGGCGATGTCGACTCATTGCTCAGCAACAAGTTTGCTTGGTCGGTCCGAATAACCCCTCGCTGCAAGCGTTGTCTTTGCCTCAGCAGTTAGACCAGGTCAATCTTCTGGTGCCGGGGCCAAGTAGCGATATTCGGCTGCAATTTGACCTGTTTTGTGAGCAGCATGGCATTGAGATAACCCCTTATGCAGAGGTCGATGATATGGCGATGTTGCGTCTTTTGGCACGAGATGTAGAGGGCTTGGCGGTAGTACCAGAGGTCGTCGTTCAAGACGAAATAGAGTCCGGTTTGCTCAAAAACTATCTGAGCTTGGAGTCGGTCAGCGAGTGTTTTTACGCCATCACCACCAAAAGGCACTTCAATATGTCGATCATCAATGACCTATTAAACGGCGTCGCGCCTGAATAA
- a CDS encoding methyl-accepting chemotaxis protein has translation MKLSNLTIKSKLASIVALSAILIVMACAYNLIQQRNSSLQERESKLSAQVNAVISLVQHYYNQRDTLGNLEAQQQALSAIQSLRYDENNYFWVLDQQMNVVQHPIKPALNGKNARDFQDGAGKYHWREMVAISNTPEQKGFLDYQWKSPQGQLKDKISYVQLFPEWNWIIGTGILVADIQEAFYALAIKEAIVAVVLTALLFAMGYAISNNILVPLHRLIDNTHRIADGDLRVRMNMSRKDELGDMSQQIDKMLDKLQNTLRTANESAMQSSTMASQIAQASEEAATSVNSQHAQLELLSTAMTEMSATISDVATNAENTATSTNKVVDHAQRNDETMRTTSESIAHVSDNISIANELVRDLQSGVNEISNVVGVIREVSEQTNLLALNAAIEAARAGEQGRGFAVVADEVRNLASRTQSSTTEVQQTIEKLTEQANKTFAAMQTSNDRVEQSVIASDETRKQLDVIVYEMQNANDMVAQIAAASEQQSTVASEMNQNVTGIHLAANEVLQASQSLAEDSQMMANTAEHLTDQLKYFKV, from the coding sequence ATGAAACTAAGCAACCTCACCATTAAGTCCAAGTTGGCTTCCATTGTGGCATTGTCTGCGATTCTTATCGTTATGGCTTGTGCCTATAATTTAATCCAGCAACGCAACTCGTCACTGCAAGAACGAGAAAGCAAACTCAGCGCCCAAGTAAATGCAGTGATCAGCTTGGTCCAACACTATTACAACCAACGTGATACTCTCGGCAACCTCGAGGCGCAGCAGCAAGCCCTAAGCGCCATCCAGTCACTTCGCTATGATGAAAACAACTATTTTTGGGTCCTCGACCAACAAATGAACGTGGTTCAGCATCCAATTAAGCCTGCGCTCAACGGGAAAAATGCCAGAGACTTTCAAGATGGTGCGGGCAAGTATCATTGGCGTGAAATGGTGGCTATCTCTAACACACCTGAGCAAAAAGGGTTTCTCGATTACCAATGGAAGAGCCCACAAGGTCAACTCAAAGACAAGATCTCTTATGTCCAACTCTTCCCTGAGTGGAACTGGATTATTGGTACAGGTATTTTAGTCGCAGACATCCAAGAAGCGTTTTATGCCCTCGCGATCAAAGAAGCCATCGTCGCTGTCGTTTTAACCGCGCTCTTGTTCGCCATGGGTTACGCAATCTCGAACAATATTTTGGTCCCGCTACACCGTTTGATCGACAATACCCATAGAATTGCCGATGGTGATTTGCGCGTACGCATGAACATGAGTCGCAAAGATGAATTGGGTGATATGAGCCAACAAATCGACAAAATGTTGGATAAGTTGCAAAACACACTGCGCACCGCAAATGAGTCCGCGATGCAATCGAGCACCATGGCAAGTCAAATTGCCCAAGCCAGTGAAGAGGCCGCCACCAGCGTCAACTCACAACACGCGCAGCTCGAACTGCTATCGACAGCGATGACAGAAATGAGCGCCACCATCTCAGACGTCGCGACCAACGCAGAAAACACCGCAACCAGCACTAATAAAGTGGTCGACCATGCCCAGCGTAATGACGAAACCATGCGCACAACTTCGGAATCCATCGCACACGTGTCTGACAATATTTCCATCGCCAATGAGCTGGTGCGCGACCTGCAATCCGGCGTCAATGAAATCAGTAACGTGGTGGGCGTTATTCGCGAGGTGTCTGAACAAACCAACTTGCTGGCACTGAACGCTGCGATCGAAGCCGCGCGAGCTGGCGAGCAAGGTCGTGGTTTTGCCGTCGTCGCCGACGAGGTCCGAAACCTAGCGAGCCGAACTCAGAGCTCAACGACCGAAGTGCAACAAACGATTGAAAAACTGACCGAACAAGCCAACAAAACCTTCGCGGCGATGCAAACCAGTAATGACAGAGTAGAACAAAGCGTGATTGCCTCTGACGAGACACGGAAACAACTGGATGTTATCGTCTACGAGATGCAAAACGCAAACGACATGGTCGCACAGATCGCCGCCGCGTCTGAGCAGCAAAGCACCGTCGCCAGCGAAATGAACCAAAACGTAACCGGCATACACCTCGCTGCCAACGAGGTACTGCAAGCATCGCAATCACTCGCTGAAGACAGCCAGATGATGGCCAACACCGCAGAACACCTTACCGATCAACTCAAATACTTTAAGGTCTAG